A single genomic interval of Arthrobacter globiformis harbors:
- a CDS encoding amidohydrolase family protein: MTQTLTIDCHGHFTTEPADFHAHRAAQIAHAQGRGDVPDPYAGIPDEELCEIITANQLRLQRERGSDVTILSPRASGMGHHVPGQHTANEWARLSNDTIARICELFPQNFAGVCQLPQTIEGELGPMIEELERCVEAGFVGCNLNPDPSGGQWSAPPLPDPWWDPLWDALERLDVPAMIHVSASCSPALHTTGAHYLAADTAVFMQLLAGDLFERHPDLRLIIPHGGGAVPYHWGRYRGLAMMLDKPPLAEHLMRNVFFDTCVYHQEGVNALFSVIDPSNILFGSELLGAVKADDPETGHPFDDTKRYIEALQLDQKDRHAVLGGNARRVYPRLDARLAAQGR, from the coding sequence ATGACACAAACCCTCACCATCGACTGCCACGGCCACTTCACTACCGAACCGGCCGACTTCCATGCCCACCGTGCCGCGCAGATCGCCCACGCCCAAGGTCGAGGAGATGTCCCCGACCCATATGCCGGGATACCCGACGAAGAACTGTGCGAGATCATCACGGCAAACCAGCTGCGGCTACAGCGCGAACGCGGTTCAGATGTCACCATCCTTTCCCCCCGGGCATCAGGGATGGGCCACCACGTCCCCGGACAGCACACCGCGAACGAATGGGCGCGGCTGTCCAACGACACGATCGCAAGGATCTGCGAGCTCTTCCCCCAGAACTTCGCGGGCGTCTGCCAGCTCCCCCAAACCATCGAAGGCGAACTGGGCCCGATGATCGAAGAACTGGAACGGTGCGTTGAAGCCGGCTTCGTGGGATGCAACCTCAACCCCGACCCCTCCGGCGGACAATGGTCCGCCCCGCCGCTGCCCGATCCCTGGTGGGACCCGCTCTGGGACGCGCTGGAACGACTCGACGTACCTGCGATGATCCACGTCTCAGCATCATGCTCACCGGCGCTGCACACCACCGGCGCCCACTACCTCGCTGCCGACACCGCGGTGTTCATGCAGCTCCTGGCGGGAGACCTCTTCGAGCGTCACCCAGACCTGCGCCTGATTATTCCCCACGGCGGAGGCGCCGTCCCGTATCACTGGGGCCGTTACCGGGGCTTGGCCATGATGCTCGACAAGCCGCCCCTGGCCGAGCACCTGATGCGCAACGTCTTCTTCGACACGTGCGTCTACCACCAGGAGGGAGTTAACGCCCTGTTCTCCGTCATTGACCCTTCAAACATCTTGTTCGGCTCCGAATTGCTCGGAGCCGTCAAAGCCGACGACCCGGAGACAGGCCACCCCTTCGACGACACCAAGCGGTACATAGAGGCCCTACAGCTTGACCAGAAGGACCGACATGCCGTCCTCGGGGGAAATGCCCGCCGGGTCTACCCCCGCCTCGACGCGCGACTCGCCGCCCAGGGGCGGTAA
- a CDS encoding IclR family transcriptional regulator, whose amino-acid sequence MTDIANTLTASNAGYEPAGPQSEGAAPLGTLERGLYLLGLFTTERPSWTLRELREESQLAKATVRRLMLTLERLGWVEQDAAGNLTLGPRMLQSLFAKTSASVLVSEARPYLEQLAQATTESALLSVWGHEGALSLDLVTTQRHFQPFTSAGMVVRGLMTADAQVLVAFAPEVVWDARYASLSHATPHGLDVNSMRKKWRAVRDAGIAFDNEEWKPGVCAVAAPVLAADGFVLASISLVIPSERGGQQELERHAGAVREAAAALSRVHIERSHSLTTAQDPGESLA is encoded by the coding sequence ATGACGGACATTGCAAACACCCTCACGGCAAGCAATGCCGGCTATGAACCTGCAGGCCCGCAGTCTGAGGGGGCCGCGCCGCTGGGTACACTCGAGCGCGGACTGTATCTGCTGGGGCTCTTCACAACAGAGCGGCCAAGTTGGACACTTCGGGAACTGCGGGAAGAATCGCAGTTGGCGAAGGCGACAGTGCGGCGTCTTATGCTTACGCTGGAGCGGCTGGGCTGGGTTGAGCAGGATGCCGCTGGCAACCTCACTCTGGGCCCCCGAATGCTTCAAAGCCTGTTCGCGAAGACATCGGCAAGCGTGCTGGTCAGTGAAGCCAGGCCATACCTGGAACAGCTCGCTCAGGCTACTACCGAGTCCGCACTTCTTTCGGTATGGGGCCACGAGGGAGCCCTGTCACTGGACCTCGTCACGACGCAGAGGCACTTCCAACCATTCACCTCAGCCGGAATGGTGGTCCGCGGGCTCATGACCGCCGACGCGCAGGTCCTCGTGGCGTTCGCGCCAGAGGTAGTTTGGGACGCACGATATGCATCTCTGTCCCATGCCACGCCCCACGGTCTCGACGTGAATTCCATGCGAAAGAAGTGGCGCGCGGTTCGGGACGCCGGTATCGCATTCGATAACGAGGAATGGAAGCCCGGGGTCTGCGCAGTGGCGGCGCCGGTCCTCGCCGCCGACGGATTCGTGCTCGCCTCCATTTCCCTGGTCATTCCCAGCGAACGTGGAGGCCAGCAAGAACTGGAACGCCATGCCGGCGCTGTGCGCGAGGCGGCAGCGGCGCTCTCACGAGTCCACATTGAACGCAGCCACTCACTGACTACAGCCCAGGACCCAGGTGAATCACTGGCCTGA
- a CDS encoding 4-carboxy-4-hydroxy-2-oxoadipate aldolase/oxaloacetate decarboxylase has protein sequence MNNTVRTPALTASAFAELGVATTHEAQGRAGLLHPRLQPRQSGVAIAGTAVTCEVPPGDNWMIHVALEQAQPGDILVVTPTSPCDDGYFGDLLATSAMARGVRGLVIDAGVRDLAILRRMGFPVWSKSVSAQGCVKETLADVQVPIVCGGRMISPGDVIVADDDGVCVVRREDAPGVLAAAKRREAAEEEKRALYAQGNLSLDLLDGMRARLEAKGLQYLS, from the coding sequence ATGAACAACACCGTACGCACCCCGGCCCTAACAGCATCGGCATTTGCAGAGCTCGGCGTAGCAACAACACACGAAGCGCAAGGCCGCGCGGGATTACTCCACCCGCGTCTGCAACCTCGCCAGTCGGGCGTCGCCATCGCCGGCACCGCTGTCACTTGCGAAGTCCCCCCGGGTGATAACTGGATGATTCACGTCGCGCTCGAACAAGCGCAGCCAGGTGACATCCTCGTCGTCACACCCACGTCACCGTGCGACGACGGGTACTTTGGAGATCTGCTTGCGACTTCCGCCATGGCACGCGGCGTCAGAGGCCTCGTGATCGATGCAGGTGTGCGGGACCTGGCCATCCTCCGGCGCATGGGGTTCCCCGTATGGAGTAAATCGGTCAGCGCACAAGGCTGTGTCAAGGAAACCCTCGCCGACGTTCAAGTTCCCATCGTGTGCGGCGGCCGGATGATCTCCCCCGGCGACGTCATTGTTGCCGATGATGACGGTGTCTGCGTAGTCCGGCGCGAGGACGCGCCCGGCGTGCTTGCCGCGGCCAAGCGTCGGGAAGCCGCCGAGGAGGAGAAACGGGCACTGTACGCCCAAGGCAACCTAAGTCTTGATCTTCTAGATGGCATGCGTGCGCGTTTGGAGGCCAAGGGGCTGCAGTACCTGTCCTAG
- a CDS encoding ABC transporter substrate-binding protein, translating into MSNKARNVRFSGAAQGFNWLPVFVADEQGIFARHGISIDYQKLGSVDKATTAVREGTTDLAITPPEGAVADFVSGGTLRIVGSNSERLPMSLVARPGITTLEQLRGKRIGTSSLTEGTAIYTQLMLREAGLSYPDDYSFVLAGVHTTRWTALQDNEIDAAPQPAPWNFLAERSGYNLLGEVADVIPEIIFAAIIGNEQWLDENRDTVQDLVAALSEAHDFVNDPANDAVTLPIYQRLTTPDDPELAARGLAYTRDLGMWPAGLRVSPEALAATIDVMISSALLEESDRTTAGGVVDSNFTVGA; encoded by the coding sequence ATGAGCAACAAAGCAAGAAACGTACGCTTTTCAGGTGCCGCGCAAGGATTCAACTGGCTTCCGGTATTCGTCGCAGATGAACAGGGTATCTTCGCCCGGCACGGAATCAGCATCGATTATCAGAAGTTGGGCTCCGTCGATAAAGCGACGACAGCTGTGCGTGAAGGCACAACGGACCTGGCGATCACCCCGCCAGAAGGTGCAGTTGCCGATTTCGTATCCGGGGGTACCCTACGCATCGTCGGCTCCAACTCCGAACGACTTCCCATGTCACTCGTCGCGCGCCCAGGCATCACCACACTTGAGCAGTTGCGCGGCAAGCGGATCGGGACTTCATCGCTCACCGAAGGCACCGCGATCTATACCCAACTTATGCTTCGAGAAGCCGGGCTAAGCTATCCCGACGACTACAGCTTCGTCCTCGCCGGCGTGCACACCACCCGTTGGACTGCCCTGCAGGATAACGAAATCGACGCCGCACCCCAGCCGGCGCCCTGGAACTTCCTTGCCGAACGGTCCGGCTACAACCTGCTCGGGGAAGTTGCAGATGTCATCCCGGAGATCATATTCGCCGCCATCATCGGCAATGAACAGTGGCTGGATGAAAACAGGGACACGGTGCAGGATCTTGTGGCGGCCCTCTCCGAAGCGCACGACTTCGTCAATGACCCGGCAAACGACGCCGTAACGCTGCCCATCTACCAGCGACTCACGACGCCGGACGACCCCGAGCTGGCTGCCCGGGGGCTCGCATACACGCGTGACCTCGGCATGTGGCCCGCCGGGCTGCGAGTGTCACCCGAGGCACTGGCCGCCACGATCGACGTCATGATCAGCTCCGCACTCCTCGAGGAGTCGGACCGGACCACCGCCGGCGGCGTAGTCGACAGCAACTTCACCGTGGGGGCGTGA
- a CDS encoding FAD-dependent monooxygenase produces MTLANAPFDSDVLVVGTGPMGATTALALATYGIRTLAISRENWLAHTPRAHITNLRAMEVLRSLGLEEEVKRQATPWELMGETKFTTSLAGREIARLSSYGTGDERSGDYRRSSPCTMVDIPQSELEPIILNGAAKRRASFEFNTLYRSSVQDEDGVTVTLEHRPSGRVYEHRTRYLVGADGARSQVAEDAGLPIEGVLARAGTVYAQFNGDLSKYVAHRPAIMTWIVNQDAAVGEIGLGLLRAVRPWDRWIAGWGFDISQGDPDLSFKTARTRIKAYIGDPDFEPEITSVSPWYVNEAYAPYYSNKRIFCGGDATHRHPPSNGLGSNTCIQDAFNLAWKLAYVINGDAAPSLLDSYTQERAPIGRQIVERANQSRREFAPLKEVLAADRLGGPAGLEKLTAPTKEGAASRAKLARALELRNYEFNAQGVEMNHRYESAAVLPDTDQPEVWPQDKELYAQASTRPGAKIPHAWLVDASGHRISTLDLVGDGCFTILTGLSGSAWVDAVAEIGHPRVRVRVIGEPDAQDLYQSWQKIREIDEDGALLVRPDGVVAWRSMHSAGQRAEQMLSAALTGILGVRLPSTASPMVSVP; encoded by the coding sequence ATGACACTCGCTAATGCGCCGTTTGATTCGGATGTGCTGGTCGTCGGCACAGGCCCTATGGGCGCCACCACCGCCCTTGCACTCGCAACCTACGGCATACGTACACTGGCCATCAGCCGCGAAAACTGGCTCGCGCATACACCGCGAGCCCACATCACCAACCTCCGTGCAATGGAAGTGTTGCGTAGCCTGGGCCTCGAGGAAGAGGTGAAGCGGCAAGCCACCCCTTGGGAGCTCATGGGCGAGACAAAGTTCACGACCAGTCTCGCCGGGAGGGAGATCGCCCGCCTCAGCAGCTACGGAACAGGCGACGAACGCTCTGGAGACTACCGCCGCTCCAGTCCCTGCACCATGGTCGACATTCCGCAATCAGAGCTGGAACCGATCATCCTCAACGGCGCGGCAAAGCGTCGCGCTTCCTTCGAATTCAACACGTTGTACCGCTCAAGCGTGCAGGACGAGGACGGGGTCACGGTCACGCTCGAACATCGACCGAGCGGGCGGGTTTACGAACACCGCACCCGGTACCTGGTTGGCGCGGACGGGGCACGATCCCAAGTCGCTGAAGATGCCGGATTGCCCATCGAGGGTGTCCTGGCCCGAGCCGGAACGGTTTACGCGCAGTTTAACGGTGACCTTTCCAAATACGTCGCGCACCGGCCGGCCATCATGACGTGGATCGTGAACCAGGACGCAGCCGTAGGTGAGATCGGGCTCGGGCTATTGCGTGCCGTGCGCCCGTGGGATCGTTGGATCGCCGGCTGGGGATTTGATATCTCCCAGGGGGACCCTGATCTTAGCTTCAAAACCGCAAGGACACGGATTAAAGCCTACATCGGCGACCCGGACTTCGAACCGGAAATCACCTCGGTCAGTCCTTGGTACGTGAACGAAGCCTACGCACCCTACTACTCCAACAAACGCATTTTTTGCGGCGGAGACGCTACTCACCGCCATCCCCCGTCAAATGGTCTTGGATCCAACACGTGCATTCAGGACGCATTCAATCTTGCGTGGAAGCTCGCTTACGTTATCAACGGCGATGCGGCGCCGTCACTGCTGGATTCCTACACCCAGGAGAGGGCACCAATCGGCCGGCAGATCGTCGAGCGCGCCAACCAGTCGCGTCGGGAGTTCGCACCACTGAAGGAAGTCCTCGCGGCTGATCGTCTCGGCGGGCCGGCAGGACTGGAAAAGCTGACAGCTCCCACAAAAGAGGGTGCCGCCTCGCGGGCGAAACTCGCGCGGGCTCTTGAACTTAGGAACTACGAGTTCAACGCCCAAGGTGTCGAGATGAATCACCGCTACGAGTCCGCAGCTGTGCTCCCCGACACCGATCAGCCCGAGGTGTGGCCTCAGGATAAGGAGCTTTACGCGCAGGCTTCGACGCGTCCAGGCGCGAAAATCCCCCATGCCTGGCTCGTCGACGCATCCGGACACCGCATCTCAACGCTCGATCTGGTCGGGGATGGTTGTTTCACGATCTTGACCGGACTTTCGGGTAGCGCCTGGGTAGACGCGGTCGCGGAGATCGGGCACCCACGCGTACGCGTCAGGGTGATCGGTGAACCCGACGCCCAGGACCTCTACCAAAGCTGGCAGAAGATCCGTGAGATTGACGAGGACGGAGCGCTGCTGGTGCGGCCAGACGGCGTCGTCGCGTGGCGCTCCATGCACTCAGCCGGACAAAGGGCCGAACAGATGCTCTCCGCGGCCTTAACGGGCATCCTCGGAGTGCGCCTGCCCTCCACCGCAAGCCCCATGGTCAGCGTCCCATGA
- a CDS encoding FAD-binding oxidoreductase, which yields MSEVAALPTISEAMAQELVVLLGTDAVHIERSRIDEFKDDYWPTGDETYAASAVVQPTTTEQVQGILDIARRYGIPVWPHSQGRNLGHGGASPKVRGSIQLGFQRMNRILEINEELAYAVVEPGVTWFDLHQAVREKGYDLSTPCPDLGWGSIVGNTMDGGHTYQRYGPDYMLPAGLEVVMPTGDILRTGQGAIPSSPSWHLYKRSLGPNLEPLFVQSNFGIVTKMGIWLTRRPASFAPLVLAVDDEADFEAAVDTLRELRLAGHLEGMPAVYSTLRACHMLRDAPVAAQTSPFTDTELRDIGNRAGVGAWAVRAAIWGEPEIVEAKLRRIRNAWETIPSGRVEARRTYSPDEYDQLEYSAEQIMAGEPTLKAIQNTPPNIAHVDVSPVVPLQGTTMRNVIELIRREFAAAGRDFGAGIMVTGERSAVVIAGIRYDKTDEGSTRSAFALARSLIIELGKLGFGDSRPHLEFMDLAAAEYSFNDNAYRRVATHIKDALDPDGILSPGRHGIWPTTTCPAGAHSSKDPR from the coding sequence ATGAGTGAAGTTGCAGCGCTGCCTACAATTTCCGAGGCCATGGCGCAGGAGCTGGTCGTGCTCCTGGGAACCGATGCGGTACATATCGAGCGCTCCCGCATCGATGAGTTCAAGGACGATTACTGGCCCACCGGCGACGAAACGTATGCCGCATCGGCCGTCGTGCAGCCAACCACCACCGAGCAGGTCCAAGGGATCCTGGACATTGCACGGCGATATGGCATTCCCGTCTGGCCCCACAGCCAAGGGCGCAATCTGGGCCACGGAGGTGCATCCCCGAAAGTACGCGGATCAATCCAGCTCGGCTTCCAACGCATGAACCGGATCCTCGAAATCAACGAGGAGCTCGCCTACGCCGTCGTGGAGCCGGGAGTGACATGGTTCGATCTTCACCAAGCCGTGCGCGAGAAGGGCTACGACCTTTCAACCCCGTGCCCGGACCTTGGCTGGGGTTCGATCGTGGGAAACACCATGGACGGCGGCCACACTTACCAGCGATACGGTCCGGACTACATGCTGCCCGCGGGCCTTGAGGTCGTCATGCCGACCGGCGATATCCTGCGCACAGGTCAAGGCGCGATCCCGTCGAGCCCTTCCTGGCACCTCTATAAGCGAAGCCTGGGCCCGAACCTCGAACCCTTGTTCGTTCAGTCGAATTTCGGCATCGTCACCAAGATGGGCATATGGCTCACGCGCCGTCCTGCCTCATTCGCCCCCCTGGTGCTTGCGGTCGACGATGAGGCGGACTTTGAAGCGGCGGTTGATACACTCCGTGAGCTCCGTCTTGCAGGTCATCTGGAAGGCATGCCGGCAGTGTATTCCACCCTCAGGGCCTGCCACATGCTGCGCGACGCCCCGGTTGCAGCGCAGACCAGCCCTTTCACCGACACTGAGCTGCGCGACATTGGCAACCGTGCAGGCGTCGGCGCCTGGGCGGTACGAGCGGCCATATGGGGCGAACCAGAAATCGTTGAGGCCAAACTGCGCCGAATCCGAAACGCCTGGGAAACAATCCCCAGTGGCCGCGTCGAAGCTCGACGCACCTACTCCCCCGACGAGTACGACCAACTTGAATACTCCGCAGAGCAGATCATGGCCGGCGAACCAACGCTTAAGGCAATCCAAAACACTCCCCCCAACATCGCACACGTAGATGTCTCACCCGTCGTGCCCCTGCAGGGCACCACGATGCGAAACGTCATCGAACTGATACGTCGGGAGTTCGCGGCGGCTGGCCGCGACTTCGGCGCCGGGATCATGGTGACCGGGGAACGATCGGCAGTGGTGATCGCAGGCATCCGCTACGACAAGACGGACGAAGGCTCCACCCGCTCAGCGTTCGCGCTGGCCCGTAGCCTCATCATCGAACTCGGAAAACTGGGTTTCGGCGACAGCCGCCCCCACCTGGAATTCATGGATCTGGCCGCCGCCGAATACAGCTTCAACGACAACGCCTACCGGCGCGTGGCCACCCACATCAAAGACGCACTCGACCCGGACGGCATCCTGTCCCCCGGCCGGCATGGCATCTGGCCAACAACCACCTGCCCCGCCGGAGCGCATTCCTCCAAGGACCCCCGATGA